In the genome of Nocardioides marmoribigeumensis, one region contains:
- a CDS encoding acyl-CoA dehydrogenase family protein encodes MDFTPTAEQKALRDAVRDLLGRREPSTAVGRPRLDPELWGALAEMGVLSLAWEVADDDEPAAGAVEVSLAAAELGRAHAVTPYAESVTAAHVLAATEEGRAVREDLGTGEAVVIPVLTEPNRAWGAPPTVTAKESGDGWELTGTKGPVAYPEAATHVVVTADQGVFLVASPTVEGSVLVLDATPATLLTDDPALLVHAVAQGTLAACAEQLGALEQALAMTVDYLKSRKQFGVPLMSFQTLTQRAAVMYTHQELARSAVQYAALVLADATAADDGVDVAATVARAKAVVGKAATLVGEEAVQLHGGIAVTQEYAVGHLLSRLVTLEHLYGDTRSQLSRLGRSIADHDVVRVL; translated from the coding sequence ATGGACTTCACCCCCACCGCCGAGCAGAAGGCCCTGCGGGACGCCGTGCGCGACCTGCTGGGCCGCCGCGAGCCCTCCACGGCGGTCGGCCGTCCCCGCCTCGACCCCGAGCTGTGGGGTGCCCTCGCCGAGATGGGCGTCCTCTCGCTGGCCTGGGAGGTCGCCGACGACGACGAGCCCGCTGCCGGTGCGGTGGAGGTCTCGCTGGCCGCCGCCGAGCTCGGTCGCGCGCACGCGGTCACGCCGTACGCCGAGAGCGTGACGGCCGCCCACGTGCTCGCCGCGACCGAGGAGGGTCGCGCCGTGCGCGAGGACCTCGGCACGGGCGAGGCCGTCGTCATCCCCGTCCTCACCGAGCCCAACCGGGCCTGGGGCGCGCCCCCGACCGTGACCGCCAAGGAGTCCGGCGACGGCTGGGAGCTGACCGGCACCAAGGGCCCGGTCGCCTACCCCGAGGCCGCGACCCACGTCGTCGTGACCGCCGACCAGGGGGTCTTCCTGGTGGCGTCGCCGACGGTCGAGGGCTCGGTGCTCGTGCTCGACGCCACCCCGGCGACGCTGCTCACCGACGACCCGGCGCTGCTGGTCCACGCGGTCGCGCAGGGCACCCTCGCGGCGTGCGCCGAGCAGCTGGGCGCGCTGGAGCAGGCGCTGGCGATGACGGTCGACTACCTCAAGAGCCGCAAGCAGTTCGGCGTCCCGCTGATGAGCTTCCAGACGCTGACCCAGCGCGCCGCGGTGATGTACACCCACCAGGAGCTCGCCCGCTCCGCGGTGCAGTACGCCGCGCTGGTGCTGGCCGACGCGACCGCGGCCGACGACGGCGTCGACGTGGCCGCGACCGTGGCGCGCGCCAAGGCCGTGGTCGGCAAGGCCGCGACCCTGGTCGGTGAGGAGGCGGTGCAGCTGCACGGCGGCATCGCGGTCACCCAGGAGTACGCCGTCGGGCACCTGCTCTCCCGGCTGGTCACCCTCGAGCACCTCTACGGCGACACCCGCAGCCAGCTGTCCCGCCTGGGCCGCTCGATCGCCGACCACGACGTCGTCCGCGTGCTGTAG
- a CDS encoding AurF N-oxygenase family protein, whose protein sequence is MTAAPSRPATRSPRAARRTPRPARSLPGNTRAPQVASYEETLRTLSEASVHQHFDAFKDIDWDHPDFAIRRDDPRWVLPEADVLGRHPWYKALPLERQIEIGIYRQANICKVGLQFEQILIAGLMQHAFHLPNGSPEFRYSTHEATEECHHTQMFQEFVNRSGVDAPGGPRWFRAVAPFLPLVARPLKAAFFAGILAGEEPIDHVQKTVLRGGGEMHPLIRRIMQIHVAEEARHIGFAHMYLEQVVPRMNRAQKLGLSVAYPVVMRVLCDAILVPHKQMVEDMGIPQHVVDELWWDSEESQEMLRDLFGDVRTLAHELGLMNPVSRRVWRAMRIDGRPSRFRSEPAAASASRAA, encoded by the coding sequence ATGACCGCAGCCCCCAGCCGCCCGGCCACCCGCTCCCCGCGCGCCGCACGACGTACGCCGCGCCCGGCCCGCTCGCTGCCCGGCAACACGCGCGCGCCCCAGGTGGCGTCCTACGAGGAGACGCTGCGCACCCTGTCCGAGGCGTCCGTGCACCAGCACTTCGACGCGTTCAAGGACATCGACTGGGACCACCCCGACTTCGCGATCCGCCGCGACGACCCGCGCTGGGTGCTGCCCGAGGCCGACGTGCTCGGCCGCCATCCCTGGTACAAGGCGCTCCCGCTCGAGCGTCAGATCGAGATCGGGATCTACCGCCAGGCCAACATCTGCAAGGTCGGGCTGCAGTTCGAGCAGATCCTGATCGCCGGGCTCATGCAGCACGCGTTCCACCTGCCCAACGGGTCGCCGGAGTTCCGCTACTCCACCCACGAGGCGACCGAGGAGTGCCACCACACGCAGATGTTCCAGGAGTTCGTGAACCGCTCCGGCGTCGACGCCCCCGGCGGCCCGCGCTGGTTCCGTGCGGTCGCGCCGTTCCTGCCGCTCGTCGCCCGCCCCCTCAAGGCGGCGTTCTTCGCCGGCATCCTGGCCGGCGAGGAGCCGATCGACCACGTGCAGAAGACCGTGCTGCGCGGCGGCGGCGAGATGCACCCGCTCATCCGGCGGATCATGCAGATCCACGTCGCCGAGGAGGCCCGTCACATCGGGTTCGCCCACATGTACCTCGAGCAGGTCGTCCCCCGGATGAACCGCGCCCAGAAGCTCGGGCTCTCGGTCGCCTACCCGGTCGTGATGCGGGTGCTGTGCGACGCGATCCTCGTGCCCCACAAGCAGATGGTCGAGGACATGGGCATCCCCCAGCACGTCGTCGACGAGCTCTGGTGGGACTCAGAGGAGTCGCAGGAGATGCTGCGCGACCTGTTCGGCGACGTCCGCACGCTCGCCCACGAGCTCGGCCTGATGAACCCAGTCAGCCGCCGGGTCTGGCGCGCGATGCGCATCGACGGACGCCCCTCGAGGTTCCGCAGCGAGCCGGCGGCCGCGTCGGCGAGCCGCGCCGCCTGA